A stretch of the Lolium perenne isolate Kyuss_39 chromosome 3, Kyuss_2.0, whole genome shotgun sequence genome encodes the following:
- the LOC127343256 gene encoding putative receptor protein kinase ZmPK1: MSGLVYPILLSFLSLLLCSCASPWHTMSTGTSLQVDHEKVLLISPDTTFSCGFYPSGNDTNAAFYFSIWFTHSTDKTVVWTADPRFPVNGQRSMISLNHDGNLVLTDVNGSTAWESNTSWGKHTTVSLLDTGNLVINASADKIIWQSFDSPTNTLLPSQHLTRENRLASHSDYHRLYFDNDNVLRLLYNGPEITSIYWPSPDYNALQNGRTRFNSSKIAVLDQEGNFLSSDGFRMIASDLGLGIKRRITIDYDGNFRMYSLNASNGNWAITGEAVQQMCYVHGLCGRNGICEYSPRRVSCTCPPGYKMIDPENWNKGCTPTFRIDCGQPYEEFTFIKVPHGDFYGFDLTSNTSISLEECTKICLESCLCISFTYKGGEGLCYTKNLLYNGQVFPYFPGDNYFKVPKNVSSTSSASKHTGITACSPERSKVMLVSAYSKNSDNITWAYFYTFAAILGAVELLFIITGWYVLFKMHNMPKSVEEGYKMITSQFRRFTYRELVEATGKFKEELGKGGNGVVYRGILGDKKVVAVKKLTDVRKGEEEFWAEVTLIGRINHMNLVRMYGFCSEGQHRLLVYEFVENESLNRYLFDDRDTERLLSWSQRFKIALGTARGLAYLHHECLEWIVHCDVKPENILLTREFEAKIADFGLSKLSNRDSSSLNFTHMRGTMGYMAPEWVLNLPIDAKVDVYSYGVVLLEIVTGSRLSSEVTVGKEDIDSLQISSGETEGREEMGLMQFVQVVKQMLTSGADLDIVDARLKGHFNHEQATVMTKIAISCLDERSKRPTMDQIAKDLMVYDDEDYHPAYF, translated from the coding sequence ATGTCTGGACTCGTCTATCCAATCCTCCTTTCCTTCCTCTCCCTTCTGTTGTGCTCTTGTGCGTCCCCATGGCACACCATGAGCACAGGCACATCTCTGCaagtagatcatgagaaagtcttGCTCATCTCACCAGACACTACCTTTTCTTGCGGCTTCTACCCATCCGGAAACGACACGAATGCTGCCTTCTACTTCTCTATCTGGTTCACACATTCCACCGACAAGACCGTCGTCTGGACAGCAGATCCTCGCTTTCCGGTGAATGGCCAACGCTCCATGATATCCTTGAACCATGACGGAAACTTGGTCCTTACTGATGTCAATGGCTCCACAGCATGGGAGAGCAACACGAGCTGGGGCAAGCACACAACAGTATCTCTTCTCGACACCGGGAACCTTGTGATCAACGCCTCGGCTGATAAGATCATATGGCAGAGCTTCGATTCGCCTACCAACACCTTGCTTCCGTCGCAGCATCTGACGAGAGAAAACAGGTTGGCCTCTCATTCTGATTATCATCGCCTCTATTTTGACAATGATAACGTCCTGCGGCTCCTGTACAATGGACCAGAGATCACAAGCATATACTGGCCAAGTCCAGATTACAATGCGCTACAAAATGGTCGGACCAGGTTCAACAGCAGCAAGATAGCAGTCCTGGACCAGGAGGGCAATTTCTTGTCAAGTGATGGGTTCAGAATGATAGCTTCGGATTTAGGtttggggatcaagaggaggattaCCATTGATTATGATGGGAACTTCAGAATGTACAGCTTGAATGCATCAAATGGTAACTGGGCTATTACAGGGGAAGCTGTACAGCAGATGTGCTATGTGCATGGATTGTGTGGAAGGAATGGAATTTGTGAGTACTCGCCACGTCGTGTCAGTTGCACTTGTCCTCCAGGATATAAGATGATTGATCCGGAGAATTGGAACAAAGGCTGCACGCCAACATTCCGCATCGACTGTGGGCAACCATATGAGGAATTTACATTCATCAAAGTTCCTCATGGTGACTTCTATGGCTTTGATCTTACTTCCAATACGTCAATCTCACTTGAAGAatgcaccaagatttgcttggagAGCTGCTTGTGCATATCTTTCACATACAAAGGTGGAGAGGGTTTATGTTACACTAAAAATCTGCTCTACAATGGCCAGGTTTTTCCATATTTTCCAGGAGACAACTACTTCAAAGTTCCTAAGAATGTCAGTTCAACATCTTCGGCCTCCAAACATACTGGTATTACGGCCTGCAGCCCAGAGAGATCCAAGGTTATGCTAGTATCTGCATACAGCAAAAACTCTGACAACATAACATGGGCATACTTCTACACCTTTGCTGCTATATTAGGAGCAGTTGAATTGCTTTTTATCATAACAGGATGGTATGTTCTTTTCAAAATGCATAACATGCCCAAGTCCGTGGAGGAAGGTTACAAAATGATAACAAGCCAGTTCAGGAGGTTTACATACCGCGAGTTGGTTGAAGCAACAGGAAAATTCAAAGAAGAGCTCGGGAAAGGTGGCAATGGAGTAGTTTACAGGGGAATACTCGGAGACAAGAAGGTTGTGGCAGTAAAGAAGCTTACAGATGTTAGAAAAGGTGAAGAGGAATTTTGGGCGGAAGTGACTCTAATTGGGAGGATCAATCACATGAATTTGGTAAGAATGTATGGGTTTTGCTCAGAAGGTCAACACAGGTTATTAGTCTACGAGTTTGTGGAGAATGAGTCATTGAACAGATACCTTTTTGATGACAGAGACACTGAAAGACTGCTCTCATGGAGTCAGCGGTTCAAGATTGCGTTGGGGACAGCAAGAGGCCTTGCTTACCTGCATCATGAATGTCTCGAATGGATTGTCCATTGTGATGTAAAGCCAGAAAACATACTGTTGACACGAGAATTCGAAGCCAAGATAGCAGACTTTGGACTATCCAAGCTCTCCAACAGAGATAGTTCTAGCTTAAATTTTACTCATATGAGAGGCACAATGGGTTATATGGCACCAGAATGGGTACTGAATCTGCCAATCGATGCAAAGGTAGATGTTTACAGCTATGGAGTTGTGCTTCTAGAGATTGTCACCGGGAGTAGACTTTCCAGTGAGGTGACAGTAGGCAAAGAAGATATTGACTCATTGCAAATTTCGAGTGGGGAAACAGAAGGCAGAGAAGAGATGGGGTTGATGCAATTTGTTCAGGTGGTGAAACAGATGCTCACTAGTGGGGCAGACCTGGATATAGTGGATGCCAGGCTGAAAGGGCATTTCAATCATGAGCAAGCAACAGTTATGACAAAGATAGCAATTTCATGTCTTGACGAAAGAAGCAAGAGGCCAACAATGGATCAGATTGCCAAAGATCTCATGGTGTACGATGATGAAGATTACCATCCTGCATACTTTTGA
- the LOC127343260 gene encoding uncharacterized protein, with translation MTTLGTVRAWDHLFERVRDWIQHGHLCVGEGVLEVIVNQRFLMFFPEANEVTIARHTTFEDVHEGDYLTKPSLFKDSGVTTKVKMAAHLQCQCQVAGEAGARARAK, from the exons ATGACCACTCTTGGGACCGTGCGTGCGTGGGACCATTTATTTGAGAGAGTGCGG GATTGGATACAACATGGTCATTTATGTGTTGGAGAGGGAGTCCTGGAGGTCATCGTCAACCAGAGATTTCTAATG TTCTTTCCTGAGGCAAATGAGGTTACTATTGCAAGACATACAACCTTTGAGGATGTTCATGAAGGGGATTATCTAACAAAACCATCCTTATTCAAAGATTCCGGTGTTACAACAAAGGTCAAAATGGCGGCCCACCTACAATGTCAATG CCAAGTGGCGGGTGAAGCTGGAGCCAGAGCGCGCGCCAAGTGA